One genomic segment of Luteimonas galliterrae includes these proteins:
- a CDS encoding helix-turn-helix transcriptional regulator — MDRYERINALHRILKSARYPVTVPRLQEELGCSRATVYRDLAFLRDALMAPVVGDGEAGFRYESGEASRFELPGLWLSSEELHALLAAQQLLARTGGGVLSSALAPLHQRIEGLLAEHAGGKRWPVERVRVIPHRTRRTDEHAFRTAASAVLERKRLAFEYRARSTDEKTRRTVSPQRITHYRDNWYLDAWDHERDALRSFSVDRIGNARVLEEAALDIGDDQLDQHLSSSYGIFSGEPKGWATIVFSPKAARWVADEHWHSMQQGRWLPDGRYELKIPYGTSRELLMDVLHYGSDAEVIEPKSLREQVRSLLSLALSQYDRD, encoded by the coding sequence ATGGACCGTTACGAGCGCATCAACGCCCTGCACCGCATCCTGAAGTCCGCGCGATACCCGGTGACGGTGCCGCGGCTGCAGGAGGAACTCGGCTGCTCGCGCGCCACCGTCTACCGCGATCTGGCCTTCCTGCGCGATGCGCTGATGGCGCCGGTGGTCGGCGACGGCGAAGCGGGTTTCCGCTACGAATCCGGCGAAGCCAGCCGTTTCGAATTGCCCGGCCTGTGGCTGAGTTCGGAAGAACTGCACGCGCTGCTGGCCGCGCAGCAACTGCTGGCGCGCACCGGCGGCGGCGTGCTGTCGAGTGCGCTGGCGCCGCTGCACCAGCGCATCGAAGGCCTGCTCGCCGAGCATGCCGGCGGCAAGCGCTGGCCGGTGGAAAGGGTGCGGGTGATCCCGCACCGCACCCGCCGCACCGACGAGCACGCCTTCCGCACCGCCGCTTCGGCGGTGCTGGAACGCAAGCGGCTGGCGTTCGAATACCGCGCGCGTTCCACCGATGAGAAGACGCGGCGCACCGTTTCGCCGCAGCGCATCACCCACTACCGCGACAATTGGTACCTGGACGCCTGGGACCACGAACGCGACGCGCTGCGCAGCTTCTCGGTGGACCGCATCGGCAACGCGCGCGTGCTGGAGGAAGCCGCGCTCGACATCGGCGACGACCAGCTCGATCAGCACTTGTCGTCCAGCTACGGCATTTTCTCCGGCGAGCCCAAAGGCTGGGCCACGATCGTGTTCAGCCCCAAGGCCGCGCGCTGGGTGGCCGACGAGCACTGGCACTCGATGCAGCAGGGCCGCTGGCTGCCCGACGGCCGCTACGAACTGAAAATCCCCTACGGCACCTCGCGCGAACTGCTGATGGACGTGCTGCATTACGGCAGCGACGCCGAGGTGATCGAGCCCAAGTCGCTGCGCGAACAGGTGCGCTCGCTGCTGTCGCTGGCGCTGAGCCAGTACGACCGCGATTGA
- a CDS encoding molybdopterin oxidoreductase family protein, whose product MPAPAPKEPAINTSPSPGDDVKTTTCYMCACRCGIKVWLTDGKIRYIQGNPAHPVNQGVICAKGASGIMQHYSPARLDKPMLRVGERGSGEFREIEWEEALRIATGWLAPIRERNPDELAFFTGRDQSQALTGWWAQQFGTINYAAHGGFCSVNMAAGGLYTLGGSFWEFGEPDWEHARYFMLWGVAEDHDSNPIKLGLGRLKASGAKIVAVNPVRTGYGAIADEWIGIRPGTDGLFAFALIHELLRMDRIDLDYLVRYANAHWLVVRNPGGADDGLFARDAEGNPLCWDRDASTPPLSRSEGGGWEGVSQLRQDSPQAKGTPPQPSPPLREREGAQASADAIGISPAVVGEFTLADGRRAVPVFQLIAERYLDPQYAPDAVAERCGIPADTIRRIARELAQAAFESNLTLPIAWTDAWGREHKNMVGRPVAMHAMRGISAHSNGFHTCRALHLLQLLLGAVDAPGSFRYQPPFPKPIAPPNRPGKTRKDNGALDAPPLGFVHAPEDLLVDADGQPRRIDHAFSWRYPLAAHGMLHTVIRNAHAGDPYPIDTLLMFMANMSWNSAMNTRETIGWLTDKRDDGEYRIPRIIYSDAYASEMVAYADLVLPDTTYLERHDCISLLDRPISDADGAADAIRHPVFDPATQREGRDVRGFQSVLLDLGARLGLPGMVHADGSPLYRDYADYIVRHERAPGVGLLAGWRGADGTQHGKGAPNPEQMRRYIDNGGFWREEIPEHARYFKMANRSYLEWAQRFGFVGSTEPIVLQLYSETLQKFRLAAQGHGAAQPPDEQRDRVATYFDPLPIWYEPFEGAEIDDMKPLSHRERGWGEGSENDGAPAYDASPNPHPPFGHLLPKGEGKSKFPLSAITQRPMFMYHAWGSQNAWLRQIAARNYLYLHPDTGAKYGIADLDWVALSSHHGEITVQAKFARNMQPDTVWSWNAIGKRKGAWRLAKNAPEGEKGFLLNHLISDKLPKSDYANADPVTGQAAWFDLRVAIRKVDGAAMESQPQFMPISFGEGDEKPLRYGAQARKKAHG is encoded by the coding sequence ATGCCCGCGCCCGCTCCCAAAGAGCCAGCCATCAACACCTCGCCCTCGCCGGGCGACGACGTCAAGACGACCACGTGCTACATGTGCGCGTGCCGCTGCGGCATCAAAGTCTGGCTCACCGACGGCAAGATCCGCTACATCCAAGGCAATCCCGCGCACCCGGTCAACCAGGGCGTGATCTGCGCCAAGGGCGCCTCGGGGATCATGCAGCACTACTCGCCCGCGCGGCTGGACAAGCCGATGCTGCGCGTGGGCGAGCGCGGCAGCGGCGAGTTCCGCGAGATCGAGTGGGAAGAAGCGCTGCGGATCGCGACCGGTTGGCTGGCGCCGATCCGCGAACGCAATCCCGACGAGCTGGCCTTCTTCACCGGCCGCGACCAGTCGCAAGCGCTGACCGGCTGGTGGGCACAGCAGTTCGGCACGATCAATTACGCCGCGCACGGCGGGTTCTGCTCGGTCAACATGGCCGCAGGCGGGCTGTACACGCTCGGCGGCAGCTTCTGGGAATTCGGCGAGCCCGACTGGGAGCATGCGCGCTACTTCATGCTGTGGGGCGTGGCCGAAGACCACGACTCCAATCCGATCAAGCTCGGCCTGGGCCGGTTGAAGGCCAGCGGCGCCAAGATCGTCGCGGTCAATCCGGTACGCACCGGTTACGGCGCGATCGCCGACGAATGGATCGGCATCCGCCCGGGCACCGACGGGCTGTTCGCGTTCGCGCTGATCCACGAATTGCTGCGCATGGATCGGATCGATCTGGACTATCTGGTGCGGTATGCGAATGCGCACTGGCTGGTGGTCCGCAATCCGGGCGGTGCGGACGATGGATTGTTCGCGCGCGATGCCGAAGGCAATCCGTTGTGCTGGGATCGCGACGCCTCAACTCCTCCCCTTTCGCGCAGCGAAGGGGGAGGTTGGGAGGGGGTAAGCCAGCTGCGGCAAGACTCTCCGCAAGCGAAAGGCACCCCTCCCCAACCCTCCCCTCCGCTACGCGAAAGGGAGGGAGCTCAAGCAAGCGCCGACGCCATTGGAATTTCGCCTGCAGTCGTCGGCGAATTCACCCTCGCCGACGGCCGCCGCGCCGTGCCCGTCTTCCAACTGATCGCAGAACGCTACCTCGATCCGCAATACGCCCCGGATGCCGTCGCCGAACGTTGCGGCATCCCTGCCGACACCATCCGCCGCATCGCGCGCGAACTGGCGCAGGCCGCGTTCGAAAGCAATCTGACCCTGCCGATCGCCTGGACCGATGCCTGGGGCCGCGAACACAAGAACATGGTCGGCCGCCCCGTGGCGATGCACGCGATGCGCGGCATCAGCGCGCACAGCAACGGCTTCCACACCTGCCGCGCGCTGCATCTTTTGCAACTGCTGCTGGGCGCGGTGGACGCGCCCGGCTCGTTCCGCTACCAGCCGCCGTTCCCCAAGCCGATCGCGCCGCCCAACCGGCCCGGCAAGACGCGCAAGGACAACGGCGCGCTCGATGCGCCGCCGCTGGGCTTCGTGCATGCGCCCGAGGACCTGCTGGTCGATGCGGACGGGCAGCCGCGCCGCATCGACCACGCGTTTTCATGGCGTTACCCGCTGGCCGCGCACGGCATGCTGCATACCGTGATCCGCAATGCGCATGCCGGCGATCCGTATCCGATCGACACGCTGCTGATGTTCATGGCCAATATGAGCTGGAACTCGGCGATGAACACCCGCGAGACCATCGGCTGGCTCACCGACAAGCGCGACGACGGCGAATACCGCATCCCGCGCATCATCTATTCCGACGCGTACGCATCGGAAATGGTCGCGTACGCGGACCTGGTGCTGCCGGATACCACCTATTTGGAACGTCACGACTGCATCAGCCTGCTCGACCGGCCGATCTCCGACGCCGACGGCGCCGCGGATGCGATCCGCCACCCCGTGTTCGATCCTGCCACACAGCGCGAAGGCCGCGACGTGCGCGGCTTCCAGTCGGTCCTGCTGGATCTGGGCGCGCGGCTGGGCCTGCCCGGCATGGTGCACGCCGACGGCTCGCCGCTGTACCGCGACTACGCCGACTACATCGTCCGCCACGAACGCGCGCCTGGCGTTGGCCTGCTTGCGGGTTGGCGCGGCGCTGACGGCACGCAGCACGGCAAGGGCGCGCCGAATCCGGAACAGATGCGGCGCTACATCGACAACGGCGGCTTCTGGCGCGAGGAAATTCCCGAGCATGCGCGCTATTTCAAGATGGCCAACCGCAGCTATCTGGAATGGGCGCAGCGTTTCGGCTTCGTCGGATCCACCGAACCGATCGTGCTGCAACTGTATTCGGAAACGCTGCAGAAGTTCCGCTTAGCCGCGCAAGGCCATGGCGCTGCGCAGCCTCCGGACGAGCAGCGCGACCGCGTGGCAACCTACTTCGATCCGCTGCCGATTTGGTACGAGCCCTTTGAAGGTGCGGAAATCGACGACATGAAGCCCCTCTCTCACCGGGAGAGGGGTTGGGGTGAGGGTTCGGAGAACGACGGTGCTCCGGCTTACGACGCTTCTCCGAACCCTCATCCGCCCTTCGGGCACCTTCTCCCGAAGGGAGAAGGAAAGAGCAAATTCCCGTTGTCGGCCATCACCCAGCGGCCGATGTTCATGTACCACGCCTGGGGTTCGCAGAACGCGTGGCTGCGGCAGATCGCGGCGCGCAATTACCTGTACCTGCATCCGGACACCGGCGCCAAGTACGGCATCGCCGATCTGGATTGGGTGGCGCTGAGTTCTCATCACGGCGAGATCACCGTGCAGGCCAAATTCGCACGCAACATGCAGCCGGACACCGTGTGGAGCTGGAATGCGATCGGCAAGCGCAAGGGCGCCTGGCGATTGGCGAAAAATGCGCCGGAAGGCGAAAAAGGCTTCCTGTTGAATCACCTCATTTCCGACAAGCTGCCCAAGAGCGATTACGCGAATGCCGATCCGGTCACCGGCCAGGCGGCCTGGTTCGACCTGCGCGTCGCGATCCGCAAGGTCGACGGCGCGGCGATGGAATCGCAGCCGCAATTCATGCCGATCTCTTTCGGCGAAGGCGACGAAAAGCCGCTTCGCTACGGCGCGCAGGCGCGTAAGAAGGCGCACGGATGA
- a CDS encoding 4Fe-4S dicluster domain-containing protein yields the protein MTALPPPSKKKLGLVIDLDTCVGCHACATSCKEWNSGGIAGPLTDENPYGKDPSGVWFNRVHSYEVAPLASLLPSGEEPAPDSIRGARRADEGSEYDVRLNAVASPNPHPNPSPGGRGAIAAAQPAMTLHFPRSCLHCETPACVTVCPTGASYKRAEDGIVLVDEDKCIGCKLCSWACPYGAREYSAVEGVMKKCTLCVDRIYNQNLEESERQPACVQACPTKARHFGDLGDPESKVSKLVAERGGVALMPELGYQPVNRYLPPRPRRAGDEGAAENPSKAASPLHWLDRILKR from the coding sequence ATGACTGCGCTGCCCCCGCCGTCGAAGAAGAAACTCGGCCTGGTCATCGACCTGGACACCTGTGTCGGCTGCCATGCCTGCGCGACCAGTTGCAAGGAGTGGAATTCCGGCGGCATCGCCGGGCCGCTGACCGACGAGAACCCGTATGGCAAGGATCCGTCCGGGGTTTGGTTCAACCGCGTGCACAGCTACGAAGTCGCACCGTTGGCTTCCCTTCTCCCTTCGGGAGAAGAGCCTGCCCCGGACTCGATCCGGGGTGCCCGAAGGGCGGATGAGGGTTCGGAGTACGACGTCCGCTTGAACGCCGTCGCTTCGCCGAACCCTCACCCCAACCCCTCTCCCGGAGGGAGAGGGGCTATAGCAGCCGCGCAACCGGCGATGACGCTGCATTTCCCGCGCAGTTGCCTGCACTGCGAAACGCCGGCCTGCGTCACGGTATGCCCCACCGGCGCCAGCTACAAGCGCGCCGAGGACGGCATCGTGCTGGTCGACGAAGACAAGTGCATCGGCTGCAAGCTGTGCAGCTGGGCCTGCCCCTACGGCGCGCGCGAGTATTCGGCGGTCGAAGGCGTGATGAAGAAATGCACGCTGTGCGTGGACCGCATCTACAACCAGAACCTGGAAGAGAGCGAACGCCAGCCGGCCTGCGTGCAGGCTTGTCCGACCAAGGCTCGGCACTTCGGCGATCTGGGCGATCCGGAATCGAAAGTGTCCAAACTGGTGGCCGAACGCGGCGGCGTGGCGCTGATGCCCGAATTGGGCTACCAGCCGGTCAACCGCTATCTGCCGCCGCGGCCGCGGCGCGCGGGCGATGAAGGCGCGGCCGAAAATCCGTCAAAAGCGGCGTCGCCGTTGCATTGGTTGGATCGGATCCTGAAGCGCTAA
- a CDS encoding dimethyl sulfoxide reductase anchor subunit family protein — MHPALSVIFFTTLSGAGYGLLVWLGISVSMLQTRGSMAPQLASMQLIAAALAIVLVTVGLLCSLGHLGKPQRAWRAMSQWRTSWLSREGVLSLLTYLPAMAMVFLLWRNEKSADAAALLVIVGMVTAMLALATIACTAMIYASLKPIPAWTHPLVLPGYLLFALLGGAALLFLLMLWRLPDAQAAGGLSKILAVLGVLAALLKLLYWRETDRSDPRPARGAAVGLPGREVEVFERPHTEANFITKEMVFVVAREHSRRLRRLALGLFAGVPVLAAVAIALWPKAAAGLFPLTVVCMLAGTFVERWLFFAEAKHVVSRYY, encoded by the coding sequence ATGCACCCCGCCCTCTCCGTCATCTTCTTCACCACGCTGTCGGGCGCCGGCTACGGCCTGCTGGTCTGGCTGGGGATCTCGGTCTCGATGCTGCAAACGCGCGGCAGCATGGCACCGCAACTGGCCTCGATGCAGTTGATCGCCGCGGCGCTGGCCATAGTCCTGGTGACGGTAGGCCTGCTGTGCTCGCTGGGCCATCTGGGCAAGCCGCAACGCGCCTGGCGCGCGATGTCGCAATGGCGCACTTCATGGTTGTCGCGCGAAGGCGTGCTGTCGCTGCTGACCTATCTGCCGGCGATGGCGATGGTGTTCCTGTTGTGGCGCAACGAAAAATCCGCCGACGCTGCGGCGCTGCTGGTGATCGTCGGCATGGTCACCGCCATGCTGGCGCTGGCGACGATCGCCTGCACGGCGATGATCTACGCCTCGCTTAAGCCGATCCCCGCCTGGACACATCCGCTGGTGCTGCCGGGCTATCTGCTGTTCGCCCTGCTCGGCGGCGCGGCGCTGTTGTTCCTGCTGATGCTGTGGCGGTTGCCCGACGCCCAGGCGGCAGGCGGGCTGTCGAAGATCCTGGCGGTGCTGGGCGTGCTGGCCGCGCTATTGAAGCTGCTGTACTGGCGCGAGACCGACCGCAGCGACCCGCGGCCGGCCCGCGGCGCGGCCGTCGGTCTGCCCGGGCGCGAGGTGGAAGTGTTCGAACGCCCGCATACCGAGGCCAACTTCATCACCAAAGAAATGGTCTTCGTGGTCGCACGCGAGCATTCACGGCGGCTGCGCCGGCTAGCGCTGGGCCTGTTCGCCGGGGTGCCGGTGCTGGCGGCCGTGGCGATAGCGCTCTGGCCCAAAGCCGCCGCCGGACTGTTCCCGCTGACCGTGGTCTGCATGCTGGCTGGTACCTTCGTCGAGCGCTGGCTATTCTTCGCCGAGGCTAAACACGTGGTAAGCCGCTACTACTGA
- a CDS encoding DUF481 domain-containing protein gives MLAAWWFAVIGQPLSPLPLPELPDQPLAVAVAAARMSALPTCFSLVCGDAEWSNRSFLSFGRADKPGPQPLPGQPVYGLHLNAPASSRDWMDSYAKDWRVGARYGVAAIRRPNTEVKMIFGTGYRLQPWVDDGVGVTGPVARASLDFNQRFGERARWSQQVQLESGRNNTTFVRNAISFDVEIRPQVTLKSGVETRRAATGGDATIDTEGSVKLQYAF, from the coding sequence ATGTTGGCCGCCTGGTGGTTCGCCGTGATCGGCCAACCCCTGTCACCGCTGCCCCTGCCTGAACTGCCCGACCAGCCGCTGGCGGTCGCGGTAGCGGCTGCGCGCATGTCCGCGCTGCCGACCTGTTTCAGCCTGGTCTGCGGCGATGCCGAATGGTCCAACCGCAGCTTCCTCAGCTTCGGCCGAGCCGACAAGCCCGGGCCGCAGCCGCTGCCAGGCCAGCCGGTTTACGGCCTGCATCTGAACGCGCCGGCTTCGTCGCGCGACTGGATGGACAGTTACGCGAAGGATTGGCGGGTCGGCGCCCGCTACGGCGTGGCGGCGATCCGGCGGCCCAACACCGAAGTGAAGATGATCTTCGGCACCGGCTACCGGCTGCAGCCCTGGGTCGACGACGGCGTCGGCGTCACCGGCCCGGTGGCGCGCGCCAGCCTGGATTTCAACCAGCGCTTCGGCGAGCGCGCGCGCTGGAGCCAGCAGGTGCAGCTGGAAAGCGGGCGCAACAACACCACTTTCGTGCGCAATGCGATCAGTTTCGATGTCGAGATCCGGCCGCAGGTGACGCTCAAGTCCGGCGTCGAGACGCGGCGCGCGGCGACCGGCGGCGACGCTACGATCGATACCGAAGGTTCGGTGAAGCTGCAATACGCGTTCTGA
- the hemC gene encoding hydroxymethylbilane synthase, producing the protein MAILRIATRKSPLALWQSEHVAALLRAAHPGLAVELVPMSTRGDEVLDRSLAAIGGKGLFLKELEVAMQRGQADCAVHSLKDVPMELEPGFALPAILERADSADAFVSNRHASIDALPRGARVGTSSLRRQAQLRARRPDLQLLDLRGNVNTRLAKLDAGEYDAIVLACAGLQRLDLASRIRARLDAPDWLPAPAQGAIAIECRSEDAATQSRCAALDHADTRARVEAERAMNRALHGSCHVPVAAHASLAGSRLSLEGLVGSVEDGRLLRANGEGDADAAEALGIEVAQKLLDQGAGDWLRAHV; encoded by the coding sequence ATGGCCATTCTTCGTATCGCAACCCGCAAAAGCCCGCTGGCGCTATGGCAGAGCGAACACGTCGCAGCATTGCTCCGCGCGGCGCATCCCGGCCTCGCGGTGGAATTGGTGCCGATGAGCACGCGTGGCGACGAAGTGCTGGACCGCTCGCTGGCTGCGATCGGCGGCAAGGGCCTGTTCCTGAAGGAACTGGAAGTGGCGATGCAGCGCGGCCAGGCCGATTGCGCGGTGCATTCGCTCAAGGATGTGCCGATGGAACTGGAGCCCGGCTTCGCGCTGCCGGCGATCCTGGAACGCGCCGATTCGGCCGACGCCTTCGTCAGCAACCGTCATGCATCGATCGATGCCTTGCCCCGGGGCGCACGCGTCGGCACTTCTTCGTTGCGCCGGCAAGCGCAACTGCGCGCGCGGCGCCCGGATCTGCAGCTGCTCGACCTGCGCGGCAACGTCAACACGCGTCTGGCCAAGCTGGATGCCGGCGAGTACGACGCGATCGTGCTGGCCTGCGCCGGCTTGCAACGGCTGGACCTGGCTTCGCGGATCCGCGCGCGGCTCGATGCGCCGGACTGGCTGCCCGCGCCGGCGCAGGGTGCGATCGCCATCGAATGCCGCAGCGAAGATGCCGCGACGCAGTCGCGATGCGCAGCGCTGGACCATGCCGACACCCGCGCCCGCGTCGAAGCCGAGCGCGCGATGAACCGCGCGCTGCACGGCAGCTGCCACGTGCCGGTGGCGGCGCACGCGTCGCTGGCAGGTTCGCGTTTGTCGCTGGAAGGCTTGGTCGGTTCGGTCGAGGACGGCCGCTTGCTGCGCGCGAACGGCGAGGGCGATGCCGATGCTGCAGAGGCGCTCGGCATCGAAGTCGCGCAGAAGCTGCTCGATCAGGGCGCCGGCGACTGGCTGCGCGCGCACGTCTGA
- a CDS encoding LytR/AlgR family response regulator transcription factor produces the protein MPDGREGASALKIVIADDEPLARERLRDLLAEQAGVQVVAEAGDGREALHACAEHDPDLVLLDIAMPGIDGLEAARHLAAFDPRPAVVFCTAYDAHALSAFEAAAIDYLLKPVRPERLAAAIERVRTFAAGRERDASHPGTRLRTHLCARMRGSLRLIPIEDVHYLQADEKYVVVHHARGEDLLEESLKSLEEEFGERFVRIHRNCLVARHELVELKRAPDGHVHAILRHGKQPLEVSRRCVTGLKEAVKHL, from the coding sequence ATGCCCGACGGCCGTGAGGGGGCCAGCGCTTTGAAGATAGTCATCGCCGACGACGAACCCCTGGCACGCGAGCGCTTGCGCGATCTGCTCGCCGAGCAGGCCGGCGTGCAGGTGGTCGCCGAGGCGGGCGACGGCCGCGAAGCGCTGCATGCCTGCGCCGAGCACGATCCGGATCTGGTGTTGCTGGACATCGCGATGCCGGGCATCGACGGGTTGGAGGCGGCGCGCCACCTGGCCGCGTTCGATCCGCGCCCGGCGGTCGTGTTCTGCACCGCTTACGACGCGCATGCGCTGTCGGCGTTCGAAGCGGCGGCGATCGACTATCTGCTCAAGCCGGTGCGCCCCGAGCGCCTGGCCGCCGCGATCGAGCGTGTGCGCACTTTCGCCGCAGGCCGCGAACGCGACGCTTCGCATCCGGGCACGCGTCTGCGCACGCATCTGTGCGCGCGCATGCGCGGCAGCCTGCGGCTGATCCCGATCGAGGACGTGCATTACCTGCAGGCCGACGAGAAGTACGTGGTCGTGCATCACGCCCGTGGCGAGGATTTGCTGGAGGAATCGCTGAAGTCGCTGGAAGAGGAATTCGGCGAACGCTTCGTGCGCATCCACCGCAACTGTCTGGTGGCCCGGCATGAACTGGTCGAACTCAAACGCGCGCCGGACGGGCACGTGCACGCGATCCTGCGCCATGGCAAGCAGCCGCTGGAAGTCAGCCGACGCTGCGTGACCGGCTTGAAAGAAGCCGTCAAGCATCTGTAA
- a CDS encoding sensor histidine kinase — MNEPRNAELWFPDLCRLHRVAALLGLAELAVVVVVLAPDGVRGWDLAGFMRASGFALWLALAVSVMLCRMRRNLSSRPPRIGSMLAIAAACAVAIVAAGIVHALFASVGGDDNGGLPGFWRFVGGSAAIVALITALALRYFYVIDGWRAQVNANARAQADALQARIRPHFLFNSMNLIASLLRSQPAVAERAVLDLSDLFRAALDAGESGSSLAEEVELAERYLAIESLRLGERLSIEWKRQEPLPWSLPMPRLTLQPLVENAVLHGVSRLPEGGQVEIGLEADDHLLRIRIRNPAPPVASPVGAGAGHAQRSIGHRLAYAFGPRARMTAAWAEGYYECELSLPLGYARRP, encoded by the coding sequence GTGAACGAACCGCGCAACGCAGAACTGTGGTTTCCCGACCTGTGCCGGCTGCATCGCGTCGCCGCGTTGCTGGGCCTGGCCGAACTGGCGGTGGTGGTGGTGGTGCTGGCGCCGGACGGCGTACGCGGCTGGGATCTTGCAGGATTCATGCGCGCCAGCGGTTTCGCGCTGTGGTTGGCGCTGGCGGTGTCGGTCATGCTGTGCCGGATGCGACGCAACCTGTCGAGCCGGCCGCCGCGCATCGGCTCCATGCTCGCCATTGCTGCGGCCTGCGCGGTGGCGATCGTCGCCGCGGGCATCGTGCACGCCTTGTTCGCCAGCGTCGGCGGCGACGACAACGGCGGCCTGCCGGGGTTCTGGCGCTTCGTCGGCGGCAGCGCGGCGATCGTCGCGCTGATCACCGCATTGGCGCTGCGCTATTTCTACGTGATCGACGGTTGGCGCGCGCAGGTCAACGCCAACGCGCGCGCGCAAGCCGATGCGTTGCAGGCGCGCATCCGGCCGCATTTCCTGTTCAACAGCATGAACTTGATCGCCAGCCTGCTGCGCAGCCAGCCGGCGGTCGCCGAGCGCGCGGTGCTGGACTTGTCCGACTTGTTCCGCGCCGCGCTGGATGCGGGCGAAAGCGGCTCCAGTCTGGCCGAGGAAGTCGAGTTGGCCGAACGCTACCTGGCGATCGAATCGCTGCGCCTGGGCGAACGCCTGTCGATCGAATGGAAAAGGCAGGAGCCCTTGCCTTGGTCGCTGCCGATGCCCCGGCTGACGCTGCAGCCGCTGGTCGAGAACGCGGTGCTGCATGGCGTCTCGCGGCTGCCGGAAGGGGGGCAGGTAGAGATAGGGCTGGAGGCCGACGATCATTTGCTGCGGATCCGCATCCGCAATCCGGCGCCGCCCGTGGCGTCCCCGGTAGGTGCCGGAGCCGGCCATGCGCAGCGCAGCATCGGCCATCGGCTGGCCTACGCTTTCGGTCCGCGCGCACGGATGACCGCCGCCTGGGCGGAGGGCTACTATGAGTGCGAACTCAGCCTGCCGCTGGGTTATGCCCGACGGCCGTGA
- a CDS encoding alpha/beta hydrolase has protein sequence MSLLETVEQETGPSPQWTVLWLHGLGADGHDFAPIVPELVRRDWPPLRFVFPHAPQRAVTINGGMRMRAWYDIVDFDLANRADEAGVLESVAQVEALIAREHGRGIADERIVLAGFSQGGAIALAAGLRRHRPLAGLVGLSTYLPAANKAAEFLAEGAIAQPLFMAHGTQDPVVPFAAGEHSAALLKMLGFAVDWRGYPMAHQVCAEEIRDLGDWLSRRFASP, from the coding sequence ATGTCCTTGCTGGAAACCGTCGAACAAGAAACCGGCCCGTCGCCGCAATGGACCGTGCTCTGGTTGCACGGCCTGGGCGCCGACGGCCACGACTTCGCGCCGATCGTCCCCGAACTGGTGCGGCGCGACTGGCCGCCGTTGCGTTTCGTATTCCCGCATGCGCCGCAGCGAGCGGTCACCATCAACGGCGGCATGCGCATGCGCGCCTGGTACGACATCGTCGATTTCGATCTGGCCAACCGCGCCGACGAAGCCGGCGTCCTCGAATCGGTGGCGCAGGTAGAAGCGCTGATCGCACGCGAACACGGACGCGGCATTGCCGACGAACGCATCGTACTGGCCGGTTTCTCGCAAGGCGGCGCGATCGCGCTGGCCGCTGGCCTGCGCAGGCACAGGCCGCTGGCGGGCCTGGTCGGCCTGTCGACGTATCTTCCGGCCGCCAACAAAGCCGCAGAATTCCTGGCCGAAGGCGCCATTGCGCAGCCGTTGTTCATGGCGCATGGAACGCAGGATCCGGTGGTGCCCTTCGCGGCCGGAGAACACAGCGCAGCCTTGTTGAAGATGCTGGGTTTCGCGGTCGATTGGCGCGGCTATCCGATGGCGCATCAGGTATGCGCCGAAGAAATACGCGACCTGGGCGACTGGCTGTCGCGGCGTTTCGCGTCGCCCTGA